The Sylvia atricapilla isolate bSylAtr1 unplaced genomic scaffold, bSylAtr1.pri scaffold_92_arrow_ctg1, whole genome shotgun sequence genome has a window encoding:
- the PNPO gene encoding pyridoxine-5'-phosphate oxidase: MELGELRKSYRRDTEAFEECHLVSLDPLEQFRAWFQEALECPDIGEVNAMCLATCTRDGKPSARMVLLKGFGPDGFRFFTNYESRKGRELDSNPFASLVFYWEPLCRQVRIEGSVRRLPEEESERYFQSRPRGSQIGALVSRQSSVIPDREFLRKRSAELEEQYRDSAVPRPEYWGAYTVEPEVVEFWQGQTNRLHDRIVFRRLRDRAAPLGTMTHRGHGDWVYERLSP; the protein is encoded by the exons atggagctgggggagctgcgGAAGAGCTACCGAAGGGACACCGAG gcgTTCGAGGAATGTCACCTGGTGTCCCTTGACCCCCTGGAGCAGTTCCGGGCCTGGTTCCAGGAGGCGCTGGAGTGTCCCGACATCGGCGAGGTCAACGCCATGTGCCTGGCCACCTGCACCAG ggacgGGAAGCCCTCGGCGCGGATGGTGCTGCTCAAGGGCTTTGGGCCGGACGGGTTCCGCTTCTTCACCAACTACGAGAGCAGGAAAGGCCGGGAGCTG gatTCCAATCCCTTCGCTTCCCTGGTTTTCTACTGGGAGCCGCTCTGCCGGCAG GTGCGCATCGAGGGCTCGGTGAGGCGGCTGCCCGAGGAGGAATCCGAGCGCTATTTCCAGTCCcgccccaggggcagccagatCGGCGCCCTGGTGAGCCGGCAGAGCTCCGTCATCCCCGACAGGGAG TTCCTGAGGAAGCGGAGCGcggagctggaggagcagtaCCGGGACAGCGCCGTGCCCAGGCCGGAGTACTG GGGCGCCTACACGGTGGAGCCGGAGGTGGTGGAGTTCTGGCAGGGCCAAACGAACCGGCTGCACGACCGCATCGTGTTCCGGCGCCTGCGGGACCGGGCGGCGCCGCTGGGGACAATGACCCACCGGGGACACGGCGACTGGGTCTACGAGCGCTTGTCCCCCTGA